In Candidatus Methylomirabilis tolerans, the sequence TCGTCTATCAGGCGGGTCCTCGGACTGTCAAGCAAATTCAGTCGCTATCCGACCAAATGGGTCTTGACGGTGATCTGAAGCCTACTTACTATACAGATAAGTTTTCAGGACGGATGAGGATCCATTTCGCTTGTCCAACCCCACCCGTAAGGGTTACGCGTCATCACGCGCTTGGAACAAATCAAATGTCGGCTTCTGGCAATGCCTGGCGCTGCCCCGGAAAGGGTGGGGCTGACACATGACGGCAGGAGAGAGATCGGGAATGAGGGTATCACAACACGGGTCTCAACCGCGGGTCGCCATCCTCATCCTGAACTGGAACGGGATACGCGATACCTTGGACACGCTGGAGAGCGTGCACCGGATGCAGTACGACAACTTCGAGGTCGTGCTGGTTGACAACGGCTCAACCGATGGCTCACGTGAGGCCATCGCCACCGCCTTCCCGACAGTCCGCCTGATCACTCCACCCACGAATCTCGGGGTCGCGGGAGGCAGAAACCTTGGACTTGAGGCAATCCTGCAGCAGCCCGATGTCGACTATGTCCTCTTCCTTGACAACGACGTTGCAGTCGAGCCACTGCTGTTGGACAAGCTGGTCGCGGCGACGGAAAAAGATAGTACCCTCGGGATCGTCGGGCCGATTGTTTACTATCACTCTGACCCACAGCGAATCTGGAGTGCAGGATCTCACTTTATTTTCCGGGAGGTGATCAGCCGGCTGCGGCTGAAGGACCGCCTTGTCGCACACGAGTTTACGGAGGATATCGAGCATGTCGATGCCCTCCCAGGCTGCTGCATGCTGGTCAAACGGCGCGTGTTCGAGACGATCGGCCGCTTCAATCCGCACTATTTCATGGTGTGCAACGATTCGGAGTTTTGCTACCGAGCAGCCAAGGCCGGATTCAGAAGGGTGGTCGTCACTCAGGCGAGTCTGTGGCACAAGGTCTCGGCCAGCACCGGCGGCGGATACACGCCAGGCCGAGCCTACTTCAGAGGTCGAAGCACGATCCTGTTTCTGAAGGCGCATGGGCGGCCCTGGCACTGGGCGAGCGCCCTCACTTGCGCAGCATTGAGTCTGCCTTTCGCATATCTGCGGGAATGGCGTCGCGGCAACCAACATGCGGTCGCTATGAAGTTCAAGGGCTACCTGGATGGGTTGCTGGGCAGGCCGGTTGACCCTGAGGTGGAGCGATATTTTTTGAGGACCCAGTCCAGTCCTTTGGAGGGAACCGAGAACCGACGCAATGGTTGCAACAGGACTGCTGAGAGCTGATGGTTGTTTACTCTGATTAAGAGAACATCACGGCGGATGCGCGTCTAAGACTGCGAGCAGGACTATCGGGAATAGATCTGGCGTTCATGCAGCTTGTAGAGGGTCGCGTAGTGACCGTTGAGGGTCATCAGTTCCTGGTGGGTCCCCTGTTCAATCAGCCTCCCCTGATCCAGCACCAGGATCCGGTCGGCTATAGAGACCGTGGAAAACCGATGAGAGATGAGAATCGTTGTGCGGCCCTTGAGCAGCTCTCGGAAGCGGGAGAAGATC encodes:
- a CDS encoding glycosyltransferase family 2 protein translates to MRVSQHGSQPRVAILILNWNGIRDTLDTLESVHRMQYDNFEVVLVDNGSTDGSREAIATAFPTVRLITPPTNLGVAGGRNLGLEAILQQPDVDYVLFLDNDVAVEPLLLDKLVAATEKDSTLGIVGPIVYYHSDPQRIWSAGSHFIFREVISRLRLKDRLVAHEFTEDIEHVDALPGCCMLVKRRVFETIGRFNPHYFMVCNDSEFCYRAAKAGFRRVVVTQASLWHKVSASTGGGYTPGRAYFRGRSTILFLKAHGRPWHWASALTCAALSLPFAYLREWRRGNQHAVAMKFKGYLDGLLGRPVDPEVERYFLRTQSSPLEGTENRRNGCNRTAES